The genome window AAAATCCTCCTCAAATATTTTTGAAGAGATTATTTCAAAATTTATGGTGTATGAACATGTGGGAAGAATATTACGCTTACTATTAAACACACAATGCTAAACATTTTAGCATTGTGTGTTTTTAAATTTCTTAATACTCTTAAAAAAAATCGTAAAAAACCAAACTAACCCTACTAACGTTGCAATTAAAAAAATATATTCATTTGATTTCCTCCTATAATTTATATTCTTTCTTGCGACTATATAGCAGGGTCAATCTTATAATCTAATGTTATCCCCCAGAAATAAGCTTGACCTAATTTTATAAATAAATAAATGCTTTTTTGTTGATAAAAAAGGCAGGATAGGCATAGGTAATTCCATTAATTTATTCACGCTTAGGTCATTGCTTGTCTATACTATATGGAATAGATGTCGCAGGAGGAATGGTAAAGAAAATGAATTCACTTTTTGATTTCACGAATAAGACGGCAATTATCTCAGGGGGGAGTCGAGGGTTAGGAGAACAAATGGCTAAAACACTAGGTGAAGCTGGAGCTAATATTGTCATTTGTTCCAGAAACTTAGAACAGTGTACAAAAACTGCTGCTAAATTACAAGATAAAGGGATAAAGGTATTAGCCCTTCCATGCGATGTATCCAAAAAAGAGGATATAGACCATGTTATTAGTCAAACAATCGCCAAATTCCAAACAATAGATATCTTAATTAATAACAGCGGAACTTCCTGGATGGCACCTTTTCTTGATTATCCCGAAGAGAAATGGGATAAAGTACTGGATGTTAATCTCAAAGGCTCTTTTTTATTTTCACAGGCAGCTGCAAAAAAAATGGTAGAACAAAAAAAGGGAAAAATAATTAATATTTCTTCTGTTACTGCATTTAACGGAACTCCGCCACACTTATTAGATGCAATCGCGTATAACACTAGTAAAGGGGCACTCATTACATTAACCAAAGAATTAGCTATTAAGTTAGCTCGATATAATATCCAAGTAAATGCGATTGCGCCAGGATTTTTCCCTACAAGTATTACGACTAGCTTAGAAGATTATAAAAAACAAATTACTGCTGGAATTCCAGCAAGGCGCTTAGGGGAATTAAGTGATTTAGATGGAATTATTCTGCTCTTGGCTGGAGAATCTTCCAATTATATCACTGGACAAACAATTGCCATTGATGGTGGACTTTCCTCCAGTTTATAAAAAAGTGAGTCTTTAAATAGACTTTAGGATGTTCACTAAAAAAGAAAAGAAAGAGGGATAGGAAAATGGCACACGTTACAATCGATTTTTATGAGTTATTAAAGAAAGGTGGAACATTATTACAATATCAGTTAAATAACCGTATTAAAAAAAGCTTAAATCAAATGTCCATCATTGATTTCACGACTTCAAAAACAAATCCATTAACAAACAAAATAGATCGAATTCAAACCTATACAGAGCAATTAAGTAATTATATGAATCTACCTACTAAAACAGACCTTGCAAATGCAACCCAATTAATTCTTCAATCAGAAGAAAAAATCGATAATCTTGATGATCAGTTATTTGAATTAACGACAATGATGAAAGAAGTCAAACAATTAATAGAACAACTAAACATGAATCCTTCTGATGATTACTCTAATCAATTGACAACTATTATTACTGAACAAGAACAACGTATTTCCACACTTCAAAATGAATTGACACAAGCAAAACAACAATTGGATTCACAAAAAGACGAACTCAGCTTTTCTACTTTTTCCAATCAGGCGATATAATATGGCAAAAAAAAGTATAGCTAAATTTATTCATACCTTATCGTACGATCCTGCCGTTGGACAGTCAGAAAAATATGCCATCTGGAAAAAAAACAAAGCAACTTTATGGTATTACCCTTCTAAAGAAAGAAAATATAAAGAGTCGATTTTCCTTATTTATTCGATCGTAAATAAACCATATATTCTTGATTTAGGTCCCTCCATGAGTTTAATTGAGGCATTTAATAACGCAGGGTATGATACGTATTTAATTGATTTTGGAATCCCTGCATATGAAGATCGTCATTTAACCATTGATGATTATATAACAAAGTATATTCAACCAGGTTTTAAACGAGCGATGCGACATGCTAATTCCGATTCCTTTACTGTCATTGGTTTTTGTTTAGGAGGAACACTTGCCAGCATATTTGCCGCATTAGATAATCGTTATATTAAAAACTTAATTCTTGCCGTGTCTCCAATTAATTTTTCCGATTTTCCGGACTATGATAAGTGGCTGAATGCCCTTCGCGAAAATGAACTGCACCTTGAGGAATTAATCGATAAAATGGGAATTGTTCCTCCTGAATCGGTTAAATATGGTACTAGGTTACTTGTTGCTCCCCTGTCATTCAGTCATTATTTAGCACTTTTGAATCGTTCTGGCGAAGATAAATACTCGGAAAAATGGGCAAGAATGAACAAATGGACACTTGATCATATCCCTGTAGCTGGTGCAACATTTAAACAACTTATGAATGACTATGTCAGGGACAATAAGATGATTGAGGGTGGATTAACAATCAACGGGGAAGAGGTTGATTTGGCGAACATTCACTCTAATTTACTCGTATTTTCCACCAAGAATGATCCACTTGTTCCAAGTTCTCTCTGCGAACCAATTATGGATCTTGTTTCAAGTCAAGATAAATCCTTTGTTTTATTTGAGGGCGGGCATGCTGGTCTCGTTGCGAGTTCCCATATGCCAGAACCAATGGAAAAGTGGCTGCAAGCGCACAGCACCCCCTTATAAAAAATTACAGACCCCATCAAATTAATAAAATGGGGTCTGTAATTTTTTATATTATATTTTAATAAAACTTTCTACTTTGTACTTTCAAATCTTTCCACAAACAATGCTAATGTTCTAGTCATAGCGCCTGTTCCGCCTGGATTTCCTAAATCAGTAGCTTTACTTTGGGTAGACGTTCCAGCAATATCCAAATGCACCCATGGTGTTTCCTCTGCAAATTCGCCGATAAAGGCCCCACCCATAATTGCATGACCAGCGGCACCTGGTGAATTATTTAAATCTGCAATCGGACTATTGCGCACTAATTTCTTATGACTCTCGAAAATAGGCAGTCTCCACATTTGTTCCCCTGCTTCATAGGAAGCTTCTAACACTTGTTCAAATAAAGATTCATTATTTGTCATTGCACCTGTCGTTTCCATTCCTAAAGCAGTAATTACTCCACCTGTAAGGGTTGCAACATCTACAAGGTAGTCAGCGCCATGATGTTTTGCGTAAGTTACTGCATCTGCTAAAACTAAGCGACCTTCTGCATCTGTATTTAATACCTCAATTGTTTTTCCACTCATTGATGTGATAACATCATCTGGTTTAAACGCATTACCACTTATCATATTATCAGTAGATGGAATAACTGCAACGACATTTTGTTCTGGTCTCAATTCTCCAATAATCTCCATTGCTCCAAGAACTGCTGCCGCACCGCCCATATCCGTTTTCATACCGACAATACCTGTTTTTGGCTTAATAGAATAGCCACCTGTATCAAACGTAATCCCTTTTCCGACTAAGCCGATGACATCTTCCCAGTTATCTTTTCCCTGGTATTTCAGCACAATCATTTTAGGAGGCTCTGTCGAACCTTGGTTCACAGCAAGCATTGCCCCCATACCAAGCTTTAACATATCTTCTCTCTCTAATATTTCTGCCTCAAAGCCATATTTTTCTGCTAATTCTAGTGCATAATTAGCTAGATCTGCTGCTTTTAACATATTTCCTGGCAAGTTAACTAGCGTACGTGCAGAATTTGTCGCCTGTCCGTATACATACCCTACTGTTAGCGATGACAAAACTTCCTCTTGCTCTGCATGGCTATAAACCGTAATTTCTGTAATCTTTTTTTCTGGTTCATTTGATTTTTGTTTATAACCTGAAAACTCATAGGTAGCAAGACCAAACGCTTCACTGCATGCATGAGCAACATCTTGTGCATCATTTTCCTCTGATATAAAGGAATCTAAGTATACAGCTGTTTCCACCCACTTTTCACTAGTAATACGTTTGAAAGTTGCTCCAAAGATTGCTTTTAACTCATCAAAGGAAAGTTCTTTCTTTTTTCCTAATCCAACAAAAATAATTCTTTTTGCTCCAATTTTTCCAAAAGTATGTATCACCGTAACGGACTTTTTCTTTGCTGAAATATCTCCATCTTTTACTAAACTGTTTAATTCTCCTTCAAACTGTTCGTCTAGTAATTGCAGCTGACCTTCTAATTTAATAGACTTATCAAATAATCCAATAATAATACTTTCATGATTATTTTGAAAATCCCATTCTTTCTGATATGAAAACATAATCAATTCCTCCATTCTATTTCTTCTTCTATTATAACGAATTTATTTATCATTTCGTATATCTAATTAAATTTACATCATTCAATTCTAAATGATAAAGCTGCATTCCTAAAGATGAGCTATAATTTATTTTGAAAAACAACTTTCTTATAATAGATACCAAAATATAAAAAGTTTTTTCGAATTTAAGTAGAAAGCTCGATATTTGGTTATGTTATAATAAGATAAGTGGAAAAGCAAAGTGAGCATTGAAAATTGCTCTCACCCATTTAAAAATGAATCGCATTTTGTTTTTCCATGGCTTTGAAAGCAAATAACACAGAATAAAATTCATTTTTACCCTATATCTAACTCCACTGTCTACCTCCTTATTTCCATTAATTCTCCTTATATGAAAGATTAATAATGCGTTAAATAAGGTATACATACTAAAAGTACATATTTTTCACAGAATGATGAGGTGTTTTTATGGAACTACTAGCTAACTTTCCTTTACTTGCAAGTTTGGCTGCAATCTTTTTTGCGCAATTTGTCAAAGTGCCAATCACTTATTTTGTTACAAAAAAAATTGACTGGTCTTTGTTAACAAGTACAGGAGGAATGCCAAGTTCTCACTCAGCAGCTGTAACTGCTCTGTCTACTGGTGTGGCTCTGCAAACAGGCTTTGATTCACCGATCTTTGCGGTTGCTGCTATTTTTGCGATAATCACAATGTTTGATGCTACAGGTGTTAGAAGACAGGCAGGAGAACAAGCAATTGTTTTAAATCGCTTAGTAAACGATTTTAATAAGTTTTTAAATGATGCAAAAGGGTGGCAAAACAAACCAGAACAGGAAAAAAGAAAAGAATTAAAGGAATTGTTAGGACATAAACCGATAGAAGTATTTTTTGGTGGACTAACCGGAATTGTATTGACGCTTGTTTTACATATGCTAATTTATTAACCTTCCCTTTATGAATAAATCCAAATAAAAACTGTTTAAGCTATTCAAAAGCAGTTATATTTATTCTAAAAAAAGAAGGATATCCTAAAAATCAACTAACAATTTTTTGTTAGGACTTTGATTTTAGGATATCCTTTTTACTTGTTAATTAAGTATGTAATTATTTGTTTTCTGCTTTTGTATACTGTTGACGGAATACTTGCATAGATTCTTCTTCATTTAATGCACTTAACGTTTCTTCTGTTAGTTTGCCTTTACCCATTTCCACTATGTATACATCTATTGTTTTCTTGCCCCATTGACTATATACATCTTGTACGGTTTCATAGTATAAATCTAATCTATTGCCATTAATGGCTGAACCAGTATCGGCGACAACCCCAAATCCATAATCAGGGATAAAAAGAATAGTTCCAATTGGAAATACACTAGTATCAGCAGCAATGGTACTATATAAATCTCTTTTTACTTTTACGCCTGAATAAGTAATACCGAATTGTGGATGGCCTGGATTCTTGCCAGTTGACTCATATCCAGCTGTATAGCCTGTTGCGATCACTCGCTTTGTCGGATATTGTGACCAATCTTTCATATTTTCTAGTGAAGGTGGTTTACCTGCAACCTCTTTACTGGATGAAATTTGTGTTTTTTCCGCCAATGCCTTTTTAAAGCTTTTTAATGCTACACTCATTTGCTTTATTGTATGATCAATATGATCTGGATTCTTACTTACCTGAGCATGTTCGTTAGTACTTAAATTTATCGAACTCGCCTTAACACCTGAAATCGATTGGAACGTGGTTAGTAGTGCTGCCATAAAAAGTAGAACCATTCCTACTCTTCTAAAAAACTTTTTATAAAAATTCATATTTTTCACTCCTCCCAAAACTATTCATTTCCCATATTCAAAGAATTTATTCATAAAAAGGTAAAAACCAGAACTTTCCCCCTAGTAAAATACCAAAAAAATACAAAAAAATATCGATTAAAAGCTTCTAATCGATAATTTTTACATTATTTTTCTGAATTATACCATTACCAATAAAAGTTAAAAATTGAAAATTTTATATTTTATAAAATTTATGAGTAGGATGGTGGCCTAGATATCTTTCAAAATTGGAAGATTTAAAAAGTGAGAAATCATAATCATTATGATATGATAGCTTGTAGAATTGATCTTTATTAGGAGGGTTTAGGAAAATTGGAAGAAAATCAAACCATTTATGATATTACTGTTATCGGTGGTGGACCTGTAGGCATGTTCACTGCTTTTTATGGAGGGATGAGACAAGCAACCGTTAAAATTATTGAGAGTCTCCCTACCCTTGGCGGTCAGCTTACAGCACTTTATCCCGAAAAATATATATATGACATTGCTGGATTTCCAAAAATTCGTGCTCAAGAGTTAGTCGATAATTTAGAAGAGCAAATGAAAAAATTTGAACAGTCTATCGTACTAGAACAAGCTGTTCAAACAGTGGAGAAACAAGGTGATGGTATATTCAAAATTACTACTGATAAAGAAGTCCATTACTCCAAAACTATTATTATTACAGCTGGAAACGGAGCTTTCCAACCTCGTAAATTAGAGTTGGAGCAAGCGAAAGAATATGAAGGAAAAAATCTTCATTACTTTATCAATGACTTAAATCAGTTTGCAGGGAAAAGGGTAATGGTATTTGGTGGTGGAGATTCTGCTGTTGACTGGGCATTAATGCTAGAGCCTATAGCTGATACTGTTTATTTAGCACATAGACGTGATAAATTCCGTGCCCATGAACATAGTGTAGAAAACCTTAAAAATTCAAAAGTAAACATTAAAACTCCATATATTCCTTCAGAATTAGTAGGAGATGAGGAAATCAAACAAGTGATTCTTGAAAATGTAACAACACAGGAAAAAGAAATTATTGATGTAGATGCAGTCATTGTAAACTATGGATTTGTTTCTTCTTTAGGCCCAATTAAGGAATGGGGCTTTGATATTCAAAAGAACTCTATTGTTGTTAACAGCAAAATGGAGACAAATATTCCAGGTATCTATGCAGCTGGAGACATATGCACATATGATGGAAAAGTGAAATTAATAGCGACAGGATTCGGAGAAGCCCCTACAGCTGTCAATAACGCTAAAACATATATGGATCCAAAAGCTCGCGTACAGCCTCTTCACAGTACTTCTTTGTTTAAATAGACGTTTCTAAAGACTAATGATAATCTTTTGTTTTCTTTAAATGTTTTGAAAAACAACTGATTACATTCAGTCTTTTTTTAATGAAACAAAAACACCGCTGCGTCATGAAGACCAATAAGGTGTTCATGACGCAGCGGTATTCAAATTTTAAACCTTGTTCTTAACACTCCTCAGGTGTTCCAGCCACTTTTGCTGTACGGAAAGAAGACCCGCAGCCACATGAAGCAATCGCATTAGGATTGTCGATGGTGAATCCTCCGCCCATTAGGGATTGCTTGAGAATGTTGTTATATCAATGTTTGTAGTTGTTTTTAGGGATTATGAATTGCAATCATGATTGTTGATTGCAATCCTATATGATTGTTAATGTCGATAACTGGATTATAACCAAAGTTTTACTTTTAAACAAGAAATACCATCTTGCCATTTTCATACTGATTATCAAATTACCTTTTTGACAAAAAAACAATTATTTACTATTACAACTTTGAGATATCAATAAAAGGGGTACTTAATCTCTTCTTAACTTCTGAAATCAAATCGTCGACTTCTTCTTTTGTCTCAAAGCGTCGATACTCAAATGCATAATCAAATTTCGTAGGATTGCTTTTATAAGGATTGATTCTCCAATTAATGTCATTTAGTAAATTACTGATTACTTTTGGATTAAGTGAAATTAGTTCTTCAAATAAAGAATCATATTCACTAAGCACATAACTAATAATGTCTATCTGTTTTGAATACTTATTTGAGTAGAAATCCTCAACAGAGTGCTGCTCTTCAAGAAAAGTAATCTTTAGTATTTCTTTTTTTTCATACAATTCTAGTATAATATTATGATTGGTCGTCTTTCTTTCTTCCATCTTTAGTATTTCTTCTCCGAAATTCTGAAGTTTTACTGCATATTTTTCATATTTGGTAACAAACTCCTCTTCTGATAGCTCGTAAACATCATACTTGATATCTTCTCTATTTGCCTTCATAAAGGACCACATATAACTTGAAAAATTCTCCCCATACTTTTTTTCAAGAAATTCTTTTTTACTTCTCGCTCTAACTTGAAGCTCATCCTCCCATTTTTGTTGTTTTTTCTTCTCAAATTTTCTAATCATAGTATCAAACCTAATATTACTTCCATTAATGATTTCTGTATAGGTCATTGAGCTATACTTAAACTCTTCGTTGTATAAGAACTTTATATCAGTTAATTTACAAGAATGCTCTAATGGGGAATGAAATTTATACTCTTGTGGAGGAAATTTTCGACCATACCTATCTTCACCCCTAATATCTTCATACCGAAATGAAAAATCAATAGTAACTTCAAGATTATCTAATTTTAAGTAATAGCAAAAACCTGTTGTATTAAAAATTGTTTCTACAGGGTCTTTACGACGTCGAGCTTTTTGGATATATAAGTCTTTTGAATTAGAATACAATAGAAATACATCTGCATCAAGAATCCAAAAATCTTGTATATTTGCTGCTCTATATAGATTGTGCCTATCTAACCAATCTTTTGAGGATAGTGAGCTATGTTGAAATTCAAAAGCCCATACTGACCCTTTTAGTTTTCCAGAGGTGTGAGTTACTAATATATCAGCAATTTGATGGGTTTCTGGAATATATACTTCCAAATCTACTTTGGCATTCGGAAATCGACTTATCAGCCATTTGTATAAAATGTCTTTACCTTGCAAATGCTGTTTCGTCTCCTTTTCATAATTTGTAACAACACATTCAGCTTTAGGAAGATGAGAAAAATATGCACCTTTTATTGGTCCATTATTATATCTTACCTTTTTAAGACAGTTTGGACACAATAACTCACCATTCCTTGATAATACTCTAGTTGCTTCATCCTCGCATTCTGACGCAAATATGCTCTTCCCCTCAGTCACACATCTTATCATATAAAATTCACTCCACACTTTTATTTTTGAGCATAATTCACCTATAATCTCCTAATATAAATAAGGATGCCTAGATTTCGTTATGAATGAGTCCTTTGTTGCTTTTAGTAATTATTTCGTTATATCCTCTTGTTTTAATTAGTCTCCATGTGTTAACCGATTGAATTTTAGCTTTAATTATTTAGACGTTGTTTTAACCATCTATATATATTGGCAATATTAACCTCAAACCCTTTGCCCTCTAACTTTGTTAATGACATAGCTCCTCCAAATATTTCTTCTTTATCCTCTTCTTCTTGTGAAATTGATTCAGCGATAAGAGACGTTTGAAGAATTGAAGCATCCAATAACCTTTTTTGTTGGTCTATCATGATTTGTTGTTGTCCAATAGTTTGAGACTGCAGTTGTATAGTAGCATTTAGAAGCATTATTTGACTTTTAAAGTGCTGGACATTAGCCATTAACTGTTGATTTTGGGGTTCGCTAGGATAGTTCATATATGCCATATCATTTAATATTGAGGGCAACTGCAAATATAATTCTAATGCTTCTTGAATACTCGATAATGCTATTTCCCTTGAGTCAGGCACTACTGTAAAAAGTACGCTACCAGCTTCATGGGTTATTTCTGTAGTAGCTTTAACACCTATATCTTTCAAGAATTCTGCAAAATAAATAAGATATTGTTCACAGGGAACACGAACATGTTTTGGGAAATCAAAGATAGTGGTTAGCATACCTTCTTTATTATCATTTAAGAGCTGAACTATCGCATTTTCCATCATTCTATTTACTAAAGTTAAGTAGTTATCTATATTATCTTGATTGGCATCAGCTGCACATATAAAATCTACTTGAAATCCATCTATATCAGCAATCCAACTACTTCCACTACTACCAAGTGCCCATTTTCTCAACTTACTTAGTAACTCTTCTGCACTAAAAATATTCTTCCATTTCTCTATATCCCATGAAAAATCAATAGAAAGTATAAATTCTTCTTCTATCTTTTCCTTATGTAAGTAGATATTTTGTTTAAACCCCAACTTCCAAGGAGATGAAATCTTAATTGATACCATATCTTCTTCTTCAAGTTCAAGCCTAATATCTCTAAATGGAGTTCTTGTTATTACTGCTGCTACTTGGTTCGAAAGTACATTAAAAGTAAACTCGTTCGGATAGTTAAGAATCTTCACTTTATCCCTATCAATAGCTTCTTCATCAACTACTAAATAAGGTTCATTTTGATGAAATATTGTTTTTATCATATTTGCTCCTTATAATTGTTCTTTTATAGCCCTATATATTGTCGCTCTACTAATACCAGTTATTGCTTCAATGTCTTTTACTGTCTTTATTTTTGCTCCTTCATTGTTTCTGCTATTAAATAACTCTAAAGCATGCTTTAATTTAGCGTTTTTCTCTGTATATTTCTTTGGTCGTCCTTTGTATACTCCTCTCTTCTTAGCTTCTTCAATCCCCTCGATTTGTCTTTCTCTAATCAAATCTGCTTCGAATTCAGCTATGCCAGATAAAACAGTAACCATCAGCTTTCCAATTGCTGTTCCTGTATCTAACTTATCTCCCCCCATATTCAATACTATAAGCGAGACACCTTTACTTTTTATGTAGTCAATAGTATCCAAAGCATCCTTAGTACTCCTCGCAAATCGGTCTAACTTGGTTACAACAATTGTGTCTCCATCCTTTACTGTCTCTAAGAGTAGTTTAAACTGCTCTCTATTTTCTGTCTTTCTTCCACTAACCTTTTCTTTAAAAATAGACTCACATTCAGCTTCTTGCAGTTGCTTAATTTGTGCTGTTAAATGTTGACCTGAAGATGACACACGTGCATAGCCATATTTCATATTCCCACCTCTTTTTTGATACATGTATATGAGACATCGTTAGAACAATTATATCAATCTATCATTTTTGTATCAATACGGTGTAGTCAAATGATACACAACAACCTACTACAATAGTCCAATAAGAATGTCGTAATTCTAATACGAATTATATTTATTGAAAGTTCCATTAAATATAATAAACGTTTATATCAATTGAACCCATAAAATCATCAAAGAGACACCCAATAGAGGTGCCTCTTTGATTTATTATCATATAACAAACAATCCGTTGTATCTTTTTTTCATTTTTTTAATTGTCAATTTTTAAAAATATTTTTTCTATGCCAAGTGAAATATTCCTTATTTTCAGGAAAGATAGACACCTTAGTTTCTTCAACTAATACGTAAATTTCATATTCTTCTTTACTTATTTTAGAAGAGATAAGTAAATTTCCTCTTTTATCTAGGGAGATAAGGCCTTTATCATAAAGTGCATCATGATTACAGCAAAGTAATAACCCATTATACGGATCTAACCGTTCTTCATTTGTGCTATCTTTCCAAGGTTTTGAATGGCTTGCTCTTAATACCTCGGGTAGTTTAATACCACATAATGCACACTGACCTTTCCATAATGGAAACATACCATTCCTAAATTTTTGCTGCCCCAATCTAATTTTTGTTTTCATTACTGATTCTGTTTCAACTATTATTGGAATTAAGGGATTATGTTCAGTTCTTCTAACAGCATCAATCGATAATTCTAGCTGTTCCTCATTTACTTGATAAATGTTCAATTCACTAATCATTTCAAGAAGTTTTATAGCTAGTTCTTCATTACATGGATATAAATATCCTTGATTCCCATTACCATCCTCCTGAAAAGGTGAATATTTAACTGGCAATAATGGCTTTATTTCATTAAACCTTTGACGTATATTAATCGGCTCATCTAATTGGTGATATTCTAAATTCACTAAATAACCCTCATTACTCCACTTACTCAGTCCGTTCAAACTTTGGGGTTTACTTTCTTCTTTACAGTTGTCACTCGCTATACTAATAGCAACAATGTTCCCCTTTACATAATGAAACACTCTATCCCCTTTTTTCACTTCTTTCATACGCTTCCATGAATGCGGTACTTTCTGACCTTTATCTTTCTGTGGAGACCAAATAATTCCTAAATCTTTTTCTTCCTGATATGTGTGTCCTTGCATAACTATAAAGTTGCTCATAAAACTTCCCCCTAATAAGACATTACTCTTTTCTATATACATTTCTTAAATAATCTAATTGCCCCTTTTTTCTCCTATTAATAAATAAAAATACGATGCTACTAGGTATATTAATATTAACTTAACATATCAAAAGAACAAGGTTAAACCATAAAATAAAAAGTCCCTATGCCACAGAATTAAATTGTGACTGGAGACTTCCTTAATATGTATCTCTTTTTATTAAGTAATTTCTATATTCTTTTTCCAGTTCTGCTACGAACTCAGATGGCTTAATATCTAAAGCCTCAGCTAATAAAAATATGGTTGTAATAGATGGTTGCTTTATATTTCTCTCTAACATGCTTATATATGTTCTATCTAAACCTGTTCTACCAGCTATTTCCTCTTGCGATAAACCCCTATCTTTTCTAATTAACTTTAATACATTTCCAATCATAATTGCCTTAATTTCCTTCAAGAGAAATCTCCTTTTTAGACAATTACACAATTTAAAAACCTTGCACTCCACGTACTATAGTCTACAAACCATTTATTATTTGTTATAATAAAATTGTAGACTATAGTATTAGTTCAAAAGAAGGGAAGGTGCTGTATTAAAACTACTATCAGTATGAATACTTATAAATAAAAAATTATCTAGAGGTGCAATTAATGAAAAAGCCATCATATTTTATTATCTTTCTACTCATCTTTTTACTTGCGGGATGTGGCAAAGAAGCTAAGTTTGAAAAGGCAATCGAATTTTTAAAAGAAAATAACTGGGAAGAGGCTAACGAAATCCTATCGAAACTCCCTTCTGATTATAAAGAGACATTGTTATTAAAACACTATGCTAATGGACAATTATTTTATAGTAAATCGAAGGATAAAGAACAAAATTTTGCTAAGAATATTGACGAACTTAATATGGATTTATCAACTAATTATAATGGAGAATTCAGAGAAGATATTAATAATTTGATAGAAGAAATGACTGAGAAACAAGAAGTTTATGACAAAAAAATATCAGAAAAGAATTTAAAAGAAGCAATTGAATTAGTACATAAAGAGGATTTTGAATCTAGTTTGGAAAAAATCAATCAACTAACTCATATTAAAAATACTTCAAGCGCAAAAAATTATATTCAAGCTAGAATAGAATTTGATAAGGACTCTCCAGATATTAATAAATATTTATTATATTTATCAAAAATTAGTTCTAATTATGATGGAATACTAGAGAAAGAAATTCATTCATATATAGAAAATCATACTATTGGCTGGAAAGAAATCAAGGAATACGCAGAAAATGTAAAATTTCTAGAAGAGAACATAATAGAACGTCCCTCATTACAGATGACTTCGGATGAAGTAAGAAATTCTACATGGGGAGAACCCATGGATATTAACAAAACAACTACAAGTAGTGGTATTCA of Niallia circulans contains these proteins:
- a CDS encoding competence protein CoiA; this encodes MWSEFYMIRCVTEGKSIFASECEDEATRVLSRNGELLCPNCLKKVRYNNGPIKGAYFSHLPKAECVVTNYEKETKQHLQGKDILYKWLISRFPNAKVDLEVYIPETHQIADILVTHTSGKLKGSVWAFEFQHSSLSSKDWLDRHNLYRAANIQDFWILDADVFLLYSNSKDLYIQKARRRKDPVETIFNTTGFCYYLKLDNLEVTIDFSFRYEDIRGEDRYGRKFPPQEYKFHSPLEHSCKLTDIKFLYNEEFKYSSMTYTEIINGSNIRFDTMIRKFEKKKQQKWEDELQVRARSKKEFLEKKYGENFSSYMWSFMKANREDIKYDVYELSEEEFVTKYEKYAVKLQNFGEEILKMEERKTTNHNIILELYEKKEILKITFLEEQHSVEDFYSNKYSKQIDIISYVLSEYDSLFEELISLNPKVISNLLNDINWRINPYKSNPTKFDYAFEYRRFETKEEVDDLISEVKKRLSTPFIDISKL
- a CDS encoding recombinase family protein; protein product: MKYGYARVSSSGQHLTAQIKQLQEAECESIFKEKVSGRKTENREQFKLLLETVKDGDTIVVTKLDRFARSTKDALDTIDYIKSKGVSLIVLNMGGDKLDTGTAIGKLMVTVLSGIAEFEADLIRERQIEGIEEAKKRGVYKGRPKKYTEKNAKLKHALELFNSRNNEGAKIKTVKDIEAITGISRATIYRAIKEQL
- a CDS encoding HNH endonuclease, translating into MSNFIVMQGHTYQEEKDLGIIWSPQKDKGQKVPHSWKRMKEVKKGDRVFHYVKGNIVAISIASDNCKEESKPQSLNGLSKWSNEGYLVNLEYHQLDEPINIRQRFNEIKPLLPVKYSPFQEDGNGNQGYLYPCNEELAIKLLEMISELNIYQVNEEQLELSIDAVRRTEHNPLIPIIVETESVMKTKIRLGQQKFRNGMFPLWKGQCALCGIKLPEVLRASHSKPWKDSTNEERLDPYNGLLLCCNHDALYDKGLISLDKRGNLLISSKISKEEYEIYVLVEETKVSIFPENKEYFTWHRKNIFKN
- a CDS encoding helix-turn-helix domain-containing protein, yielding MKEIKAIMIGNVLKLIRKDRGLSQEEIAGRTGLDRTYISMLERNIKQPSITTIFLLAEALDIKPSEFVAELEKEYRNYLIKRDTY